GGTACGGCAGGCTTCTGAGCCTGGGACCACTGCTGATGGACCTCGTGACGGTCGGAGTCAAAGCGAGCAAGCCCCCGCGCGCTAAAGGCCGTGCGACAACTACGACCAGTCGTTTAGAATTCGCCCATCATGCCTAACTCCCCCCGATCAACCCCCGCCGGCGGTCGCGCGACTGAAGCTGGCATGTCGTTCCAGGCTGGTGTCGGACTGTGGTTCGCAGCTTACATCGTAAGTGATATGCCAATCGGTCGGCGGTTCGGGCTTTCAGATGCAGCACGTCCGGTCGAGCTTCAGTTCGAAACGGGTATAGGCCTCGACGACATACTCCTGAAGTTGTCTGACGGCAACGCCATCTTCGTCCAATGCAAGACGCGACCATCTCTCACCACCGATGCCACCTCGGAACTCGGGATGACACTGCGGCAGCTTGTCCGATTACTGCTCGCTCTGAGATCAGGCCTGAGCCGTGGAACGTGGACAGTCCGGGAGCCGACGCAGTGCGCTGCCGTTCTCGCTGTGGCCGCAGATGCTCCACGTTCCCTCGACAACCTTCACTTGGCCTGCCGCGCCTTTGATGCCGGGGGTGACTGGCCGACAATCTTAGCTCAACTCAGCGAGCAGCGACGATCGGCGATGCAGTTGTTCGAACAGCACGCTCGGTCGGCTTGGCAGACGGAGACAGGAGCAACTGCTACAGGCGCGGATCTGATCGACTTGGCTCGCCTCTTCCGGATTGAACGCTTTGACATTGATCCTGGTGCGGCTGACTGGCGCGAGGCTTCTCGCGTGCTTGGCTCAAGGCTATTCGGGCAAGAGGATGCTGGCGACGCGCCGCTTTCGAGCCTACTCGGCACTGTCCGAGACTTGGTTCGAAGGGGGATACCCGCCGATCAGAGCGGCCTCTTGCGCGCTCTGCGCGCTGCTGGCCACGATGACTCTCGGGCTCCTCGATACGAGGGGGACATCGCCCGCCTAAGGGAGAGCACTAACCGCGAGTTGCAGCGGCTCGATCGACACCGACGCCTAGAGATTGGAGGCGGCGTCCTCATCGAGCGCGAGTGTCTCTTACCACTCGACGCGGCGGTGCGAGATGGCAGCATCCTCATATGCGGCGAACCTGGGGCGGGGAAAACTGGAATCCTCGTGGCCTTGGCGCGCAATTGGATGCGCGATGATGCTCCTGTCATCTTCCTCTCTGTTGATCGATTGTCCGGGATAGCAACGCGCCACGACCTCCAATCTGAATTCAGGTTGGAGAAGGATTTACTTGAGGTTCTCGCGCACTGGCCCGGACGAAATGCGGGCCTGCTCGTCATCGATGCCCTTGATGCATCGCGTGGAGGCTTGTCAGAGGCCCTATTCTCCTCGCTCATCGAAGAGGCGGTGGCGCGCCTTGGTGAGCGATGGTCAGTTGTGGCGTCGATCCGGACCTTTGACCTCAAGAGTGGCCGTAGATTCCGCGAGGCTATGCGCGGCACCCCTCCTGACCGGACATATGCCGAGGCAGGCCTTGCTCAAGTCCGGCACTTCAAAGTGCCTCGCCTTACTGTAAGTGAACTAACTACTGTCGCACGGGAGAATGACGAACTCGGTGCGCTGTTGGGAAATGCGCCACGGGCACTCATCGATCTTCTCGGAAATCTTTTTAGCCTTTCGATTGCTGTCAACCTCATCGCGGGCGGTATTTCTGCAGCGAGTATCCGGAGCATAACCACTCAGTCGGACTTGCTTGAACGTTATGAGGACGAGCGCCTACCGAACAGACGCATGCTCGCTGCAGTGACAAGCACTATTGCTGCCATGGTCGAGCGGCGTCGACTAACAGTGCGTTGGCTGGACGTACAGCATGAGGCTATCGATGAGGTTCTCGCGTCAGGGGTCCTAGTGAAAGCCGGCGATAGGCTTGAATTTGCCCATCACGTCCTCTTTGATCACGTGACCGGTCGGTACTTTCTGGAATGGGATGATCCCGAGCGCCTTCAGGCTCGCGTTACGGCCGCACCTGCCATCGGTTTCATTCTTGGCCCGTCATTACGCTTTGCCATGGAACGCATGTGGCGCGATGACGAGCACGGCCGACCTCGGTCGTGGCGTTTTATTGCTGGCCTTGCAGGAGTCGACAACCTTGATCCAGTGGTTGCAAGCGTCGCGCTACGCACAGTTGCTGACCGCGTGGAGCGCACGGCAGATATTGAAGCTCTCGCCGCACTTCTCGAAGACCCTCAGGCCAACCATGCAACCTTGGGAACAATGCTGTCGCGGCTCGCTCGCTTCTTCGGCATGAGCTTCGCTGGGGGGAATACGGACCATGCCAGTGCTGCGATCGCTTGGGCCACTCTTGCCCAACGTACGATTAGAACTGGCAAGAAAGAATTCACTGATGGCGCGAACTTCCTGCTCTGGACACTGTTCCAACGCGGGGATTTTAGCAACAGTGGCTTCACGCATGCCTTCGGCGGCGCAGCTCGCGACCTCCTTGCTTTTGCTTGGGGGGTAGATCCACCGATGCCAAATTTGGCAACGAATGCGATTCGTTTCGTCGCTAGATCTTTCTCTGCCGATCCAACGGCCTCCGCTCACCTCCTTAAGCAAATAATAGAGGAACCTCGCTTCTCACAGCATGCGCACGAGGAGGCCACTTGGCTCGCGGAGGGTATTCAGTACATCGCGCCTATCGATTCTACCTTTGCAGTTCGGATCTATGTCACGCTCTTTAGCCGGCCTGCTCCGCAAGACGGGACAACCTTGATGGGGGGTGTGGTAAGCCGCCTCCTGCCGCTCACCTCGACCCGCAAGCAGGACTATGAGCATGCTCGGTGGCATCTGACACGAGCGCTCCCGCGATTTCTTGCCGCAGCCCCTGGTCCTGCGACTAGGGCGCTAATTGGTGCAGCGAACGGACTCGCCGAGCAGGAGTCTTACCGCGCCAATCAGCTTGAGCGTGTTACGGCACAGGCAGGTATGCGGGAGGTTACCATCCTATATGATCCATTCTCGCCTGGAGGCTGGCGGCAGCGTGGGGATCCCGCGAATGAACTTCTTGCCGCCTTTGAAGAATTCCTCCGAAACTGCACACCCGAAGCATTTCGTGATGCGGTAGGAGCCGTTCTCGAATGCCCAACCAACACGGCAGTATGGGCGCATATCTTCGACAGTGCAGCGGACCGCATCGGTGTCGCCGACGCTCTCCTCTGGCCTATCGTTACGACCCCGGCGCTCGTCAGCATCGCCGCTATTGCCCACAGTGCTATCAACTACTTGGCGGCCCTCTACCCATCAGCAACCGAGAGCGAGCGGCGCACGTTTGAGACGGTCGCGCTAACAGCGGACCTTTTTACAGGGGAGAATGAGCGCAACTCGTGGCGCAGATTCCTGGGACGTTTCCTATCTGTAGTATCATCCGACGTGCTCACAACCGAGTCGATGAGAACGTTGAGAGCGGAATTAGAGCGCGCAGGAGAACTCACCGGCAACCGGCCCTCGCCTTCCTTCGAAATGCGATATGGCGGCTCAGATAACATTGCCGAGGAGTTACTTGCACACAGCGGCGTTGATCTCGGCCGTTCGCCAGACCGAGAGATATTCGCGGCCAGCCAGACCCTGGACAAGGTGCTGGCAGCATCGACCAAAGAGCCGGACGACTCCGAGATTCAGGCTATCTGGTCTGCCGTTGAAACAGTGATCGCAGTTATTGATGCTTCCGTTGATCCGTCTCCTCACAAAGAGACTTTACGCGCGAGCTGGGGGACGATCAGCAATGCGCTCGAGCGCATTGTTCAGAGTGATCATTTCGACCCTGCTGCGCCTAGCCAACCAGATCTCGACGCCGTTCTCGACCTTGCCTCGCGACTTGCTACTAGTCCTTACCCCGAGTTGCGCGACGAGCGTGACAGCGACATGGCATGGGGCAACTGGGATGTTCGTGTCTACGCAGCATCAAGTTTCATGGCGCTCGCACCGCGGTTCGCGTCGCAACGCCCGCCCATCCTTGAAGCCTTGAACAACTTCCTAGGGGATCCGAGCGCAACTGTCCGACTCCAAGTTGCCCGGAGCATCAATGTCCTTTGGGATGTTGCGCGAGAGCCGATGTGGGCCATGGTGGCTCGCATTGCCAACGAGGAAGCCAACCTTGGTGTGCTCGGCTCCTACGTTGCTGGGCCGCTCACTCGGCTCGCAGGAGCAGATCCGACCCGTTGCGAGGACATGCTCGCCTCCGTGCTGCGACGCGTGACACCCCAGGCAACCGAGGATAGCGGCAGGCGACGCGAGACTCTCGACAACGCAGTCGGCCATTTGATTGCATGGCTATATGTCGCCCGTGGTCGTGAGCGCGTCCGAGCTTGGATCTCCGATTGGATGGCCAACCTCGTGATAGGCGAGCGCTATCTCCTGCCAATGCTTTCATCGCTCCGGGAAGTCTTCTTCTTCCGCTACGGCCCCGACTCAACGCCCGATGAAAATGCGCTTTTTCAAAGGGCGAAAGACATCCTGGGAACTGTGGTCGCTACTGCAGTCGAGGTCATCGAAGCGGCTAGGCGCGAGTTGCAGCGCTCTGACCTTGCTGAAGCTGATAAGGCAGCCCATGAAAAGCGTTACCTCGCAGGCGATCGTCTCCTTGAACAGGCGTGTAGCCAGCTCTACTTCGGTTCCGGAGCATTTAGGTCAGGGAACCGAGGCGAGGATAAGCCCGGCTTAACGGGCAGTGACGCTATGCGTCTCTTCTTAGGTGATTTTGGACTGGCACTAAAACGAATCGGTCAGGCAGGAACACCCCGCACGCTTCATCACCTTGTTGAACTGTACGCCTATCTCTCCGATGCCTCTCCCGGAGAGGTGTTCGACCGGCTCGCCGACATCTTAGCCGGTCCGGCCATCCGGGAGGGCTACCATTTCGAGAGTATCGCATCTGACGTGCTCGTCAATCTCGTGCGGCGAAACCTCGCGGATCATCGCGCCATCTTCGAAGATACAACTCGCCGCAGTCGCCTGGTGGAGGTTCTCGAGGTCTTCTCGCGTGCGGGTTGGCCTGAAGCTATGAAGCTCCTCTACGAACTGCCGGATCTCCTGCGATGAGCAACCTGAGCGAAAGGGAAGAGTTTCGGCGCCGTCTCGGCAATATTATTAAACTGTTTGGGCAGCGCGAAGAACTCATCCGTAGCCAATATAACGCGGCGAGAGAAGCTGGAACAGTGCCGGACAGCGATGCTCCGGCGGACCTGCTGGAGCGTCCCACTCGGCGCTTCCTAATCGACGGCTTCTTGCGTGAATTGGGATGGGATCCCGACGACCCAGCTCGTCTAAGCGAAGAGGCGCGCAGCACGGCAGCTAGTGGCGACCGACTTTATTTCGACTACTTGGGCATCGTGCCGCAGACGATGTTTCCAGTGCTTCTGGTTGAGGCCAAAGCCTTCGACACCGCTCCGGCACGTCGGCCGCGCGGCGCCGAACTCGACGCTAGCGGGATGGTCGATCTTCTCGTCTCAGCAATCGGAGCGCTTAAACAAGGTACCGAGGCATTGCCAGTCACCGCAGAATGGGCGCAATGGCTTAAGGACCTGCGAACCTACGTAACCTCACTAAATGAGCACGCTCGGTCGACGCTTAGGCGCGTCGTGATCACCGCTGGCCGATGGATCATTGCGTTCCAAGAGCCGCTAGCGGCGTTCACCGATGCAGGGACTGTTAGTAGAGAGCACATCCACTGCTTCACGAGCCTTGATAACATCCTGCTCCGGTGCGACGAACTGTTCGATCTCCTCGCTCGAGATCGCCTCGTCAACACTCTACCACTCACGCTCGATCTGGGCCAAGCCCTCCAGATGATAGAGCCTAGCTCGATCTCCGCTTTCTATCGGGGTGTTGTGGTCGTGACGACGACCAGTGGCGCAAGGCGCAAGCCATATCCAACACGATCGGTCTATCCCGCAGTTATTGTCTTGTCCGGGGCTCAAGTGTTCGGAATAGTCGACTACGAATCCCCACCCGAAGAACCGCCTGTCGCCACGGCTTTTTCGGCTTTTCTATCCGCTCTCGAAGCTCGTCGTGCAAAGCTTGAAGAACGGATCGCTGCGCGCTTCGGCCTGCCCCGTCTCGAACCGTCACCAATCGAAGCCTTCCCCGGATTCGCTCCGATGCGCTTGCGCCCACATGCAGTCCGTACTCTTGTCTCAGCAGTCACAGGATCAACCGCTGAGATCCTCAGAAGTGATCTGGGAGAACCGACGCGCCACCTTGTCGTGCCGACGGGCGAGAGAACGGACGGGGTACCTGAATACCTCGTCGTCACGGGTCGAAGCTCATTTTACAAAGCCATTAGCCCACAGGGTCCAGAGTGTCCATTCCACTTTTGGAAGGGTGCTCGTGGTATCGACGCGAGCAGGTCTGGACCGCACTTGCTGCGAGGCAGCAAGTCATTCACCGAAGATGGAGAGCCCCGTCACTGTGCGCATGACGACCTTCGCGACTTGCGCCAACGAAGGTGCCACATGGCAGTCCTTGAAACGCACATGTGCTGTCGCGTCTGCGTCTTCTATTCAAACTGCTGGGAGTCTGATGGTAACCGACTTCCCTGCCCTGGTATCACTGTGCCATGAAATCCTGGTTCCTGTTTTCCTCACGTCACACCAGGGGATCTACTTTGAAGAGCCGCTTCCTCCCCCGGGAATTTGCCAAGCTGCTCCCCGTGCCAGCCCTGTTCAGGCAAGTTGAACGAGGTGCACGGAGACGAGTCCACGTCAACACTTTCTGCCCCCCGAATTCGGTGGAGGTTCACGCAGGTGAAGCGCATTCCCAGAGACCCACTTCGTTTCGATACCTTCGCCCTCCTTGCGCACCACTTACAACAAGCCAAGCTTCCACTGAACCACAGGGGCGCGCTACGGCGCTTCATCGACGATGTTAAGGCGTCCGCCAGGACTTCCCTGGCAAGTCCGACCTTCCTCCACGGTCAGCGCGCTGAGGCGCTCTTCGAGATGGTGGTCGCTACGCTCGGTCAGGTGAAACTGCTCAAGCGCGAGGACGAGGGGGATGTCTTTCACAAGTTCCCCCATGCAATACGTCCTCCAGATTTTCGGGTCATTCTTGCCGACGACACCCAGGCGCTGGTGGAGGTGAAGAACTATCACCAGAAGGAAGGCAGTGAGCCGCAGACTTTCCGGTCGGATTACGTGATGGAACTCGCTGCGTATGCTCGCGAAATGAAGTGCGAACTGTTCTTCGCGACCTACTGGGCGCGCTGGAACACTTGGACCCTGGTACGCGAGCACCACCTCACGCGCACAGATGGGCGCCGCAGCCTTTCGTTCCCAATGGCTATGGCCGTTAACGAAATGGCTCTCGTTGGTGACCTGAGCATAGCCTCCCGAGCCCCGCTGCGCTTTCGCTTTGAGACTAAACCCATTTCGGGACCCACGCTCACTCGCGCGGGTCGGCATGCAAGCCGCCAGAAGCAGCTCCTTGAGTTTCAGTCGGCCGGGATTTACTCCGAGCGTGGGAGGATTACCGACCCTGTCGAGTTGCGCATCGCAGTCTTCCTGATGTTCTATGGCAGATGGCGAGAAGGGGCGCAACGCGTAGAGACGAACGAACATGGGGGGATTACTGCAGTGGAGATCCCTATTGAACCTGATCCCGAGAGTTCTATGCAGGGACAGCAGGGCTTCGACATTGTCGGAGCATTGAGCGGGATGCTTTCTCGGCTCTACCGCGAGAAGACGACAAAAAAGGGACGGATTGCTGGAGTGCGTACAGATTTTGAGCCCGGCGAGTACGCAAACCTCATCCCACCAGACTTCGACTGGTCGCGTAGCATGCTGCCTCTGTGGGTCTTCAAAATGCAGCCGAACGCGAACTTCAAAGAGTCATCCAATTCCCCTTCGACCATTGACGGGTAAAAGGCCGTAGCATGTGGAACGTCCAGAGCGGGCTTGTCATTCGAGGTCGACGTTGAGTTGAGTCTCAATTAAGGCAACGAAGGACGATGTCACTCGCAGCTCCTCCTAACTGCCGTGCTGCCTCTGGCTTATCGGCCCTCACCTGAAGGAGGGTTAGCGAGCCGCGTAGAACCCAGGAAGCCAATGGTAAGAGTGCTCTCCTAGTCTAGGAAAGACGGGAGCGCTTTTGTAGGTGGCAGGCTGCCTTGAGCGAAGACACCGTGAAACCGGGTGCGGTTTGCTCGAAGGGAGGTGCCAGGGATGCTAAGCGACACAGCAAGGTCAACGCAGCGAAAAACTGATGCGTGGTGCCGTCTGGCAGTTGACGCTTGATCCGGTACGCGACGCGCCTGTCCTCCGCTCTCTTCAACCGCTTCAGCGCCAGCACGCTGGGCGCTCCTTAGCGACATGACTTCTCCAGCCCCTGCTTGTCGTTGGCATTCAGGTGGAACTTTGGCCGCTCGCATCCGTGCGCTGCTTTACCCTCTTGGGCCGCATGTGCCCCAGTGTGCCCCTCCAGAGGGGAATTGAACGGGACGAGACGGGACGAGACGGGACGGAGCGGGGGAACGATCCGATGTGAGATCAAGGCGTTAGCCGGTAACAGCGCGACCTGCTTGGGGTTTTGCTTCCGCCTTGATGCGGGTTCGATACCCGCCGCCTCCACGCCGGCCATCGCGCAGGACTCTGTAGACTTCAGAGCCATGCTCACAAGCCCTGCTCGCTGGATGGCGCTCGTAGGTGTGCTCCTGGCGGCCTGCGCCACCACGAATGTCTCACTGCCTGAGAAGGAACCCCAGGAAGTCTCCTGGGAAGAAGGCTGCCAGGACGACACCACCCTTGAGCTGGTCTGCGCCGAAGACACCTGTGCCTTCTTCCACTGCAGGGACTTGACTGAGGACAGGAAAGCCACCCCTGGCAACATCGAGCCGGCTCGATGGCCGGGACTCAGGCCTCCTGGCGGGTGGCGCAGAGGGGGACGGCTACCTCGGCCAGGCGCCGAGCCCGTCTTCCGAATCCGCTGGCACAACCACCCCGCTCCAACCCTGCCCAGTCAGCGCCCGCTCCCGGGCGACCGCCTCGTGAAGCACCACATCTTCCCGCAGGCCCCGGACCTCGCCGCATGGTTCCAGCAGCAGGGCCTCAACATCCACCAGTACACGCTCTTGATTCCTCGTGAAGTGCATATTCGGATCCATAACGGAGGCCAACGCGGAGGCCGGTGGAATGAGGAATGGTGTCACTTCACGAGGGGCCGCCTGCGAGCCACACCCGAGGAGATTTGGCAGCACGCCATCAAGTTGATCGTGAGGTACGATCTGACAGGAGCCTCGATGGTGCCCTACTGATGAGGCACCCTGAGCGCAAATCGGATGCGATTCTA
This window of the Stigmatella aurantiaca genome carries:
- a CDS encoding ATP-binding protein, producing the protein MALARNWMRDDAPVIFLSVDRLSGIATRHDLQSEFRLEKDLLEVLAHWPGRNAGLLVIDALDASRGGLSEALFSSLIEEAVARLGERWSVVASIRTFDLKSGRRFREAMRGTPPDRTYAEAGLAQVRHFKVPRLTVSELTTVARENDELGALLGNAPRALIDLLGNLFSLSIAVNLIAGGISAASIRSITTQSDLLERYEDERLPNRRMLAAVTSTIAAMVERRRLTVRWLDVQHEAIDEVLASGVLVKAGDRLEFAHHVLFDHVTGRYFLEWDDPERLQARVTAAPAIGFILGPSLRFAMERMWRDDEHGRPRSWRFIAGLAGVDNLDPVVASVALRTVADRVERTADIEALAALLEDPQANHATLGTMLSRLARFFGMSFAGGNTDHASAAIAWATLAQRTIRTGKKEFTDGANFLLWTLFQRGDFSNSGFTHAFGGAARDLLAFAWGVDPPMPNLATNAIRFVARSFSADPTASAHLLKQIIEEPRFSQHAHEEATWLAEGIQYIAPIDSTFAVRIYVTLFSRPAPQDGTTLMGGVVSRLLPLTSTRKQDYEHARWHLTRALPRFLAAAPGPATRALIGAANGLAEQESYRANQLERVTAQAGMREVTILYDPFSPGGWRQRGDPANELLAAFEEFLRNCTPEAFRDAVGAVLECPTNTAVWAHIFDSAADRIGVADALLWPIVTTPALVSIAAIAHSAINYLAALYPSATESERRTFETVALTADLFTGENERNSWRRFLGRFLSVVSSDVLTTESMRTLRAELERAGELTGNRPSPSFEMRYGGSDNIAEELLAHSGVDLGRSPDREIFAASQTLDKVLAASTKEPDDSEIQAIWSAVETVIAVIDASVDPSPHKETLRASWGTISNALERIVQSDHFDPAAPSQPDLDAVLDLASRLATSPYPELRDERDSDMAWGNWDVRVYAASSFMALAPRFASQRPPILEALNNFLGDPSATVRLQVARSINVLWDVAREPMWAMVARIANEEANLGVLGSYVAGPLTRLAGADPTRCEDMLASVLRRVTPQATEDSGRRRETLDNAVGHLIAWLYVARGRERVRAWISDWMANLVIGERYLLPMLSSLREVFFFRYGPDSTPDENALFQRAKDILGTVVATAVEVIEAARRELQRSDLAEADKAAHEKRYLAGDRLLEQACSQLYFGSGAFRSGNRGEDKPGLTGSDAMRLFLGDFGLALKRIGQAGTPRTLHHLVELYAYLSDASPGEVFDRLADILAGPAIREGYHFESIASDVLVNLVRRNLADHRAIFEDTTRRSRLVEVLEVFSRAGWPEAMKLLYELPDLLR
- a CDS encoding TIGR02269 family lipoprotein, whose product is MALVGVLLAACATTNVSLPEKEPQEVSWEEGCQDDTTLELVCAEDTCAFFHCRDLTEDRKATPGNIEPARWPGLRPPGGWRRGGRLPRPGAEPVFRIRWHNHPAPTLPSQRPLPGDRLVKHHIFPQAPDLAAWFQQQGLNIHQYTLLIPREVHIRIHNGGQRGGRWNEEWCHFTRGRLRATPEEIWQHAIKLIVRYDLTGASMVPY